In Phytoactinopolyspora mesophila, the following are encoded in one genomic region:
- a CDS encoding DUF2795 domain-containing protein — MNVARSHIAAAVQEAFHARSVGKADLLAWATANRAPVDVLQSLNALPDITYRTIGDLWPHLPDLPDESA; from the coding sequence ATGAACGTCGCCCGGTCCCACATCGCCGCAGCGGTCCAGGAAGCATTCCATGCGCGATCCGTGGGCAAGGCCGACCTCCTGGCGTGGGCCACAGCTAATCGCGCACCCGTAGATGTCCTGCAGTCTCTCAATGCCCTGCCGGACATTACCTACCGGACAATCGGCGACCTATGGCCGCATCTGCCAGACCTTCCGGATGAGAGCGCCTAG
- a CDS encoding TetR family transcriptional regulator yields the protein MVEQPSTDRGAATWQRIVDVATQEFAEHGIAGARVERIVRAARTNKAQLYAYFGSKDGLFDAIFFGSLQRIMNVAPIDATNLADWAVRLYDEYLRRPDLIRLATWARMERRPSGHLVAQNERVDDAKLRAIADAQKAGLVRQGDPFDLMAMVIAMSMAWSPVSNVYAATADEPTEAHDRRRTLLRDCVTRAMTPPT from the coding sequence ATGGTTGAGCAGCCGTCCACAGACCGGGGCGCCGCAACCTGGCAGCGCATCGTCGACGTCGCGACGCAGGAGTTCGCAGAGCACGGCATCGCAGGCGCCCGGGTCGAGCGAATCGTCCGGGCAGCACGGACGAACAAGGCCCAGCTCTATGCATACTTCGGCAGCAAGGACGGCCTGTTCGACGCGATCTTCTTCGGCTCATTGCAGCGGATCATGAACGTCGCGCCCATCGATGCCACCAACCTGGCGGATTGGGCCGTGCGCCTCTACGACGAGTACCTGCGCCGGCCCGACCTCATCCGGCTAGCCACCTGGGCACGGATGGAACGTCGCCCGTCCGGTCACCTCGTCGCCCAGAACGAGCGGGTCGACGACGCCAAGCTGAGAGCCATCGCCGACGCCCAGAAAGCCGGTCTCGTTCGCCAAGGTGACCCATTCGACCTGATGGCCATGGTCATCGCGATGTCCATGGCCTGGTCACCAGTGAGCAACGTCTACGCCGCCACCGCCGACGAACCAACCGAAGCCCACGACCGCCGCCGCACCCTCCTCCGCGACTGCGTCACGCGGGCCATGACCCCGCCGACCTAA
- a CDS encoding ABC transporter ATP-binding protein — translation MFTTEAHSGADLVVTVRGLTKSYGARTVVDNLDLDVHAGEVLGLIGANGAGKTTSVECIQGLRRPDAGEIRVLGLDPTRDADRLRPQIGSQLQSSGLPDRLRVAEAVALFAGPQAADGDRLLEQFGLAYRRKSPFAGMSGGERQRLFLVLALLNKPRLVILDELTQGLDPAARREVWSAVAQLRDSGAAVLLVTHELDEAEALCERVVAMRDGRVLDQGTPAELIARHSHEVVMRFGLAAAGAPADLQQTAYTLQALNRLPGVTSVARERGDVVIRGTREVIAQVGAWLVSTGRPAPADLRVEIPDLESALLNLLDSDETDRIGVAS, via the coding sequence ATGTTCACCACAGAGGCTCATTCGGGCGCTGACCTGGTCGTCACCGTCCGCGGACTTACCAAGTCGTACGGCGCCCGAACCGTCGTCGACAATCTCGACCTCGATGTGCACGCCGGTGAGGTGCTCGGCCTCATTGGCGCCAACGGGGCCGGGAAGACAACCAGCGTCGAATGCATTCAGGGGCTGCGGCGGCCCGACGCCGGCGAGATCCGGGTGCTGGGTCTGGACCCGACCCGGGACGCCGACCGGCTGCGGCCACAGATCGGCAGCCAGCTGCAGAGCTCCGGACTGCCCGACCGGCTACGGGTTGCCGAGGCCGTCGCGCTCTTCGCAGGACCCCAGGCCGCCGACGGCGACCGGCTGCTGGAGCAGTTCGGCCTCGCGTACCGACGAAAGTCGCCGTTCGCGGGCATGAGCGGAGGCGAGCGGCAGCGGCTGTTCCTGGTCCTGGCACTGCTGAACAAGCCGCGGCTGGTGATACTCGACGAGCTCACCCAGGGACTCGACCCGGCTGCCCGGCGCGAGGTCTGGTCGGCGGTAGCTCAGCTGCGCGACTCCGGCGCGGCGGTGCTGCTCGTGACCCACGAGCTCGACGAGGCGGAGGCGCTCTGCGAGCGCGTGGTCGCGATGCGCGATGGCCGGGTGCTCGACCAGGGGACGCCAGCCGAGCTCATCGCGCGGCATTCCCACGAGGTGGTCATGCGGTTCGGGCTGGCCGCTGCCGGCGCGCCGGCTGATCTTCAGCAGACTGCCTACACCCTGCAGGCTCTGAACCGGCTGCCCGGGGTCACCAGCGTGGCCCGGGAGCGCGGCGACGTCGTGATCCGCGGCACCCGCGAGGTCATCGCCCAGGTTGGCGCCTGGCTCGTCAGCACCGGCCGACCGGCTCCCGCCGACCTCCGAGTCGAAATCCCCGACTTGGAATCTGCCCTGCTCAACCTGCTCGATAGCGACGAAACCGACCGGATCGGAGTGGCTTCATGA
- a CDS encoding MauE/DoxX family redox-associated membrane protein, whose translation MATRRHSCLLLTSAIPVVFPGRRPGSDYERLTSRWRRVASYALVLSQIGVSSSAGTALLAGRGILALFGALLAAMLCGFLIYEFMLYRKRRGVPCGCFGGEIRLPGFQLAEPRSWRRRLQWVFRLS comes from the coding sequence ATGGCGACGAGGCGACACTCGTGCCTTCTGCTCACCTCAGCCATCCCCGTTGTGTTCCCCGGACGCCGGCCTGGAAGCGACTACGAGCGCCTAACGTCTCGCTGGCGTCGGGTGGCATCCTATGCGCTCGTGTTATCTCAGATTGGGGTGAGCTCCAGTGCCGGAACTGCGCTTTTGGCCGGGCGAGGGATCCTTGCCCTGTTCGGCGCACTGTTAGCAGCGATGTTATGTGGCTTCTTGATTTACGAATTTATGCTTTACCGGAAGCGTCGTGGTGTTCCGTGTGGGTGTTTCGGCGGAGAAATCCGGTTACCAGGGTTTCAATTGGCAGAACCGCGCTCATGGCGACGGCGATTACAGTGGGTGTTCCGGTTATCGTAG
- a CDS encoding sensor histidine kinase has protein sequence MCLCIIAAWMALTSALPVVLTAGGILGAIVISEWIQETEEPGWAAWFVGTAFTLIACTFARRLRMTVEELREAQHQLAERSRAEERNRIAGEVHDVLGHVLTVSLLHIGSARLALDEEPDEARRALGEAERLTRESLDEVRSSVGLMRADGRGETAPLPDATAIPELAESFRRAGTRVEVTVEGDLAALGSTCGLVAYRIVQEALTNAAKHAPGEPVDVRAAVTVDDATVTITNNCFVDGAAVEGTGVRGMRERAEGVGGRLTAGPSITGWAVEAVLPV, from the coding sequence ATGTGCCTGTGCATCATCGCCGCCTGGATGGCGCTGACCTCGGCGCTGCCGGTGGTCCTCACGGCGGGCGGCATTCTCGGCGCCATCGTGATCTCGGAGTGGATCCAGGAGACCGAGGAGCCCGGATGGGCGGCGTGGTTCGTCGGAACCGCGTTCACGCTGATCGCCTGCACATTCGCTCGGCGACTGCGGATGACCGTTGAGGAGCTGCGCGAGGCACAGCACCAGCTCGCGGAGCGCAGCCGCGCTGAGGAGCGAAACCGGATCGCCGGCGAGGTGCACGATGTGCTCGGCCACGTGCTCACGGTGTCGTTACTGCACATCGGCAGTGCACGGCTCGCGCTCGACGAAGAGCCGGACGAAGCCCGGCGCGCGCTGGGGGAGGCCGAGCGCCTGACCCGCGAGAGTCTCGACGAGGTGCGGTCGTCCGTGGGGTTGATGCGCGCCGACGGCCGAGGCGAGACGGCGCCGCTACCGGACGCGACCGCGATCCCAGAGCTCGCTGAATCGTTCCGGCGGGCCGGGACACGGGTCGAGGTCACTGTCGAGGGAGACCTTGCGGCGTTGGGCTCCACCTGCGGGCTCGTGGCGTACCGGATCGTGCAGGAGGCGCTCACCAACGCCGCCAAGCATGCTCCCGGCGAGCCGGTGGATGTGCGGGCGGCGGTGACGGTCGACGATGCGACCGTGACCATCACCAACAATTGCTTTGTGGACGGCGCGGCGGTAGAGGGAACCGGTGTCCGCGGGATGCGTGAGCGCGCGGAAGGAGTCGGAGGACGGCTCACGGCTGGGCCGTCGATCACCGGCTGGGCCGTCGAGGCGGTGTTGCCTGTATGA
- a CDS encoding NAD(P)-dependent alcohol dehydrogenase encodes MRTTTGWQTADSASGLNRVPLERRDLRPDDVAVRVDYCGVCHTDLHAVRSGEGHPLVPGHEFTGVVTETGRAVTKLGIGDPVAVGNIVDSCGVCAMCRVGQQNFCHEFPTLTYGGVDRVDGSTTLGGYARECVVRERFAHALPAGLDPASAAPLLCAGITVWEPLRALDVGPGSRVAVAGLGGLGHLAVKMAVALGAAITVISRSPAKVDDARKLGAHDLIVSTDEAQLNGARERFDVLLDTISAPHDLAPYLRLVALDGTLSQVGYLGPVSVATIDLLIGRKRLTSAGSGGLPATAEMLEFCASHGITADIELLPSAQVNEALQRLARNDVRYRFVLDLSDLD; translated from the coding sequence ATGAGAACTACGACGGGATGGCAGACGGCGGACTCTGCCTCTGGGCTTAACCGGGTGCCGCTTGAGCGACGCGACCTACGACCGGACGATGTCGCCGTTCGGGTGGACTACTGCGGCGTGTGTCATACCGACCTGCACGCCGTACGTTCAGGTGAGGGGCACCCGCTTGTTCCCGGGCACGAGTTCACCGGGGTGGTCACTGAGACCGGTCGCGCCGTCACGAAACTCGGCATCGGCGACCCGGTCGCGGTGGGCAACATCGTGGACTCCTGCGGTGTCTGCGCGATGTGCCGAGTCGGGCAGCAGAACTTTTGCCATGAGTTCCCGACGCTGACCTATGGCGGTGTCGATCGCGTCGACGGGTCGACCACGCTGGGCGGGTACGCGCGGGAGTGCGTGGTCCGCGAACGGTTTGCCCATGCGCTGCCTGCCGGGCTAGATCCTGCGTCCGCGGCGCCCTTGTTGTGCGCGGGGATCACCGTCTGGGAACCACTTCGCGCCCTCGATGTGGGCCCGGGAAGTCGGGTCGCCGTTGCCGGCCTCGGCGGGCTGGGCCATCTGGCTGTCAAGATGGCCGTCGCCCTCGGGGCGGCCATCACCGTCATCAGCCGCTCGCCGGCCAAGGTCGACGATGCACGGAAACTCGGTGCTCATGATCTGATCGTGTCCACCGACGAAGCGCAGCTGAATGGCGCACGCGAGCGGTTCGACGTCCTGCTCGACACGATCTCCGCCCCACATGATCTCGCCCCTTACCTGCGGTTGGTGGCCCTGGACGGCACACTCAGCCAGGTCGGCTACCTTGGGCCGGTCAGCGTGGCGACCATTGACCTTCTCATCGGCCGCAAGAGGCTGACCTCGGCGGGCAGTGGAGGCTTGCCCGCCACGGCCGAGATGCTCGAGTTCTGCGCAAGCCACGGCATCACCGCGGACATCGAACTGCTGCCGTCCGCACAGGTCAACGAGGCGCTGCAACGTCTTGCCCGCAACGACGTTCGCTACCGCTTCGTCCTAGACCTCTCCGACCTCGACTGA
- a CDS encoding MerR family transcriptional regulator gives MQIGEVAERVGLSLRTIRYYEEVGLVRPSARTTGGFRLYTEPDVARLRLVKRMKTLEFSLEEMGDLLGVLDRLDEPETDPELRTESIERLVTFRVLAQERCADLRSQLETAESFAADLRGEISRQRRRVKEVR, from the coding sequence ATGCAAATCGGTGAGGTCGCCGAGCGGGTCGGACTTTCCCTGCGCACCATCCGGTACTACGAAGAGGTGGGCTTGGTGCGCCCGTCCGCCCGGACCACGGGCGGGTTTCGCCTGTATACCGAGCCGGATGTGGCGCGGCTGCGCCTGGTGAAGCGGATGAAGACCCTGGAGTTCTCGCTCGAGGAAATGGGTGACCTCCTGGGTGTCCTGGACCGGCTCGACGAGCCGGAAACAGATCCGGAGTTGCGTACGGAATCGATCGAACGCCTGGTGACATTTCGAGTTCTCGCGCAGGAACGATGCGCCGATCTGCGGAGTCAGCTGGAGACTGCCGAGTCGTTCGCGGCAGATCTGCGCGGTGAGATCTCGCGGCAGCGGCGGCGCGTGAAGGAGGTTCGATGA
- a CDS encoding NAD(P)H-binding protein, with protein sequence MTPDDATLVVGATGTTGSRTAAQLIGAGRHVKAASRHASAVPGAEPVRFDWYDPASHVEALDGVDRVYLVPPVGDPGPASVMLPFLQQARAAGVHRAVLLSSSAIPEGGPAVGAVHQALPGLFDEWAVLRPSWFMQNFTGTHVHARSIREHGSILTATGSGRVGFVDADDIAAVATRTLIDDPAPNADLILTGPEALSYDDIATIVTEVTGQPVAHHHLTYDQFRDRLTAQVSPEFAAMLAGLDRAIAEGAEDRTTDAVQRLTGRPPRSFREVAEREMARQ encoded by the coding sequence ATGACCCCCGACGACGCCACGCTGGTCGTCGGCGCCACCGGCACCACCGGCAGCCGGACCGCCGCTCAGCTGATCGGCGCGGGCCGCCACGTGAAGGCTGCCAGCCGTCACGCGAGCGCGGTCCCAGGCGCGGAGCCGGTCCGCTTCGACTGGTATGACCCCGCATCTCACGTCGAGGCTCTCGACGGAGTCGACCGCGTCTACCTCGTGCCACCTGTGGGCGATCCCGGCCCGGCTTCGGTCATGCTGCCCTTTCTTCAGCAGGCTCGCGCCGCCGGCGTGCACCGCGCGGTACTCCTCAGCTCCTCGGCCATTCCCGAGGGCGGCCCGGCGGTGGGAGCCGTGCACCAAGCCTTGCCCGGCCTGTTCGACGAGTGGGCGGTGTTGCGTCCCTCCTGGTTCATGCAGAACTTCACCGGCACGCACGTTCACGCTCGCAGCATCCGCGAACACGGCAGCATCCTGACTGCGACAGGTAGTGGCCGCGTCGGCTTCGTCGATGCCGACGACATCGCCGCCGTCGCCACGCGTACCCTGATCGATGACCCTGCCCCCAATGCTGACCTGATCCTCACCGGACCGGAGGCGCTCAGCTACGACGACATCGCCACGATCGTCACCGAGGTCACCGGTCAGCCCGTGGCGCATCACCACCTGACCTATGATCAGTTTCGCGACCGGCTCACGGCACAGGTGTCGCCCGAGTTCGCCGCGATGCTGGCCGGACTGGACCGCGCCATCGCTGAGGGGGCCGAGGACCGCACCACCGACGCCGTCCAGCGACTCACCGGACGCCCGCCGCGCAGCTTCCGCGAAGTCGCCGAACGGGAGATGGCACGGCAGTGA
- a CDS encoding ABC transporter substrate-binding protein, translating into MRTKKTLLAGVALLGAVTLMASGCGGSGTSDDGASTSNDDDGANASTDDGGASSGDGLITVGFAQTGSESGWRSANTESMREAFSEENGFDLVFNAADNDPAAQISAVRSFINQEVDAIVIAPIVEDGWDDVLQEAQEAGIPVVLEDRTVSSSDDLYEAWVGLDFRHEGVMAGEWAAETFGDTPTNMVVLEGTTGSAPANDRAAGFAEAIEGTAITVLDSQTGNFTRADGKTVMEGFLQKHGSDIDLLYAHNDDMALGAIDAIEAAGLVPGEDIQIVSIDAVRDGMQALVDGKINYIVTCFPLIGDLVAEVVADVVAGNPVEKVQFFEDRPYTQEEAAEVIDEWQY; encoded by the coding sequence ATGAGGACAAAGAAGACTCTTCTCGCCGGTGTTGCGCTGCTTGGGGCCGTGACCCTGATGGCCAGCGGTTGCGGGGGTTCAGGCACGAGCGACGACGGTGCCAGCACGTCGAACGATGACGACGGCGCGAACGCGTCGACCGACGACGGTGGTGCATCGAGCGGGGACGGCCTCATCACCGTCGGCTTCGCCCAGACGGGTTCCGAGAGCGGATGGCGCAGCGCCAACACCGAGTCCATGCGGGAGGCGTTCTCTGAGGAGAACGGCTTCGACCTGGTCTTCAACGCGGCTGACAACGATCCCGCCGCCCAGATCTCCGCGGTGCGCAGCTTCATCAACCAGGAAGTGGATGCCATCGTCATCGCGCCTATCGTCGAGGACGGCTGGGACGACGTCCTTCAGGAGGCGCAGGAAGCCGGTATCCCGGTCGTCCTCGAGGACCGGACCGTCTCGTCCTCGGACGACCTGTATGAGGCCTGGGTAGGGCTCGACTTCCGGCACGAGGGTGTCATGGCCGGCGAGTGGGCCGCGGAGACGTTCGGCGATACGCCGACCAACATGGTGGTCCTCGAGGGGACCACCGGATCGGCGCCCGCCAATGACCGTGCGGCGGGATTCGCGGAAGCGATCGAGGGAACCGCGATCACGGTGCTGGATTCGCAGACCGGCAACTTCACCCGCGCGGACGGCAAGACCGTCATGGAGGGCTTCCTGCAGAAGCACGGGTCTGACATCGACCTCCTCTACGCCCACAACGACGACATGGCCCTAGGCGCGATCGACGCGATCGAGGCCGCAGGCCTCGTCCCGGGCGAGGATATCCAGATCGTGTCCATCGACGCGGTGCGAGACGGCATGCAGGCGCTGGTTGACGGCAAGATCAACTACATCGTCACGTGCTTCCCACTGATCGGCGACCTGGTCGCGGAGGTCGTCGCGGACGTCGTGGCCGGGAATCCGGTGGAGAAGGTCCAGTTCTTCGAGGACCGGCCGTACACGCAGGAGGAAGCGGCCGAGGTCATCGACGAGTGGCAGTACTGA
- a CDS encoding ABC transporter permease: protein MTTTTLDNGSPGGGKDNDARRRHPSATRRLLTAELRLLTRAPLTLTFVLGFPIISMLIIGGVFGTEPDEAFPVNPSHWYVASYFTVVIGATGLIMLPVHIASYRELGVLRRLAASGFPRWSFALAELATGLAAIAVAGPLLVAVAAPVYGLPDIEDPLRVAAGILAGSIAFISIGVLLGTLLPSARAAQSIGLMLFFPSFLLGVGGPPPAVMSEPLREIAEKLPLALATDAIREPWLGIGNGTGPLLAVAAIAVVASALAARRTAL, encoded by the coding sequence ATGACCACCACGACTCTCGACAACGGCTCCCCGGGCGGCGGGAAAGACAACGACGCGCGCCGTCGGCACCCCTCCGCCACCCGCCGACTGCTCACCGCCGAACTGCGGCTACTCACCCGTGCCCCGCTCACGCTCACGTTCGTGCTGGGTTTCCCGATCATCTCGATGCTGATCATCGGTGGCGTCTTCGGCACTGAGCCGGACGAGGCATTCCCGGTCAACCCGTCGCACTGGTACGTCGCGTCGTACTTCACCGTCGTGATCGGCGCGACCGGCCTGATCATGCTGCCCGTGCACATCGCGTCCTATCGCGAACTCGGAGTGTTGCGCCGCTTGGCGGCATCAGGCTTCCCACGCTGGTCATTCGCACTCGCCGAACTGGCAACGGGACTGGCAGCGATCGCGGTTGCCGGACCATTGCTGGTGGCGGTCGCGGCGCCGGTGTACGGGCTGCCCGACATCGAGGATCCGCTGCGGGTCGCGGCAGGCATCCTCGCCGGCTCGATCGCCTTCATCAGCATCGGCGTCCTGCTCGGCACGCTGCTGCCGTCGGCTCGCGCAGCGCAGTCGATCGGGCTGATGCTCTTCTTCCCGTCGTTCCTGCTCGGCGTAGGCGGCCCGCCGCCGGCCGTCATGTCGGAGCCGCTGCGCGAGATCGCCGAGAAGCTGCCGCTCGCATTGGCGACCGACGCCATCCGTGAGCCCTGGCTCGGTATCGGCAACGGCACCGGCCCGCTTCTCGCGGTCGCGGCGATCGCCGTCGTGGCGTCGGCGCTGGCGGCCCGACGAACGGCGCTGTGA
- a CDS encoding peptide chain release factor 3, which produces MNSVAGVDAEATRRRTFAVISHPDAGKSTLTEALALHARVIAEAGAVHGKAGRKGVVSDWMEIEQARGISITSAALQFEYHGNVINLLDTPGHADFSEDTYRVLAAVDCAVMLLDSAKGLEPQTLKLFDVCRHRGVPVITFINKWDRPGLEALALCDQLEERIGLRPTPLNWPVGIAGEFAGVLDRDDGHMVAFERAPGGARRSVERRLEPDEAEREFGDPWVTAVEESALLDEYDESSFLAGKTTPLLFGAAVANIGVRQLLDVLVRLAPSPAPRPDREGVPRPLDAPFSGLVFKVQAGMDRAHRDRVAFVRICSGRFERGSVVTHAATGRPFATKYAQAIFGRDRDTIDVAYPGDIVGLVNATALRPGDTLHDREAPVEFPGMPSFAPENFAVCRVADTSKAKQFRKGIEQLDREGVVQVLRSDLRGDAAPILAAVGPLQFEVTAHRMENEFGAPVRLERLAYSLARRTRPEDREALDAEHDVEVAERTDGAWLALFSDKWRLSSVQRRHPDLLLESLVAGDVEV; this is translated from the coding sequence ATGAACTCGGTCGCTGGTGTAGACGCTGAGGCGACACGTCGTCGTACGTTCGCGGTGATCAGCCACCCCGACGCGGGTAAGTCGACGTTGACTGAGGCCCTGGCTTTGCATGCGAGGGTGATCGCGGAGGCCGGTGCGGTTCACGGCAAGGCCGGGCGCAAGGGCGTGGTGTCGGACTGGATGGAGATAGAGCAGGCTCGGGGTATTTCCATCACCTCCGCGGCCTTGCAGTTCGAGTACCACGGCAATGTGATCAATCTGCTGGACACCCCTGGGCACGCGGACTTCTCCGAGGACACCTACCGGGTGCTGGCGGCGGTCGATTGCGCCGTCATGTTGCTCGATTCGGCCAAAGGGCTGGAGCCACAGACGCTGAAGCTGTTCGACGTGTGCCGGCATCGTGGCGTTCCGGTTATTACGTTCATCAACAAGTGGGATCGCCCCGGCCTCGAGGCGCTGGCGTTGTGTGATCAGCTGGAGGAGCGGATCGGCCTCCGGCCGACGCCCCTGAACTGGCCAGTCGGCATCGCCGGTGAGTTTGCCGGTGTGCTCGATCGTGATGACGGGCACATGGTCGCCTTCGAGCGTGCGCCAGGGGGCGCGCGGCGCTCCGTCGAGCGGCGGCTCGAGCCGGACGAGGCCGAGCGCGAGTTCGGCGATCCATGGGTGACAGCGGTCGAGGAATCCGCGCTGCTGGACGAGTACGACGAGTCGTCGTTCCTGGCGGGAAAGACAACGCCGCTGCTGTTCGGCGCCGCGGTCGCCAACATCGGAGTACGGCAGCTGCTGGACGTGCTGGTGCGACTTGCGCCGTCACCGGCACCGCGGCCAGACCGGGAAGGTGTGCCCCGGCCGCTCGACGCTCCATTCTCAGGCTTGGTGTTCAAAGTGCAGGCTGGGATGGACCGGGCACACCGGGACCGGGTGGCGTTCGTCCGTATATGCTCCGGCAGGTTCGAACGTGGCTCCGTCGTCACCCACGCCGCGACCGGACGGCCATTCGCCACGAAATACGCCCAAGCGATCTTCGGCCGCGACCGAGACACGATCGACGTCGCCTATCCCGGAGACATCGTGGGGCTGGTGAACGCCACGGCGTTACGGCCGGGGGACACCTTGCACGATCGGGAGGCTCCGGTGGAGTTTCCCGGGATGCCGTCGTTCGCGCCGGAGAACTTCGCCGTGTGCCGAGTGGCCGACACGAGCAAAGCCAAGCAATTCCGTAAGGGCATCGAACAGTTGGACCGCGAGGGCGTGGTGCAGGTGCTCCGGTCCGACCTGCGGGGTGACGCCGCCCCGATTCTTGCGGCGGTGGGGCCGCTGCAGTTCGAGGTGACCGCGCACCGGATGGAGAACGAGTTCGGCGCGCCGGTTCGGCTGGAACGCCTGGCGTATTCTCTGGCTCGTCGGACCCGGCCGGAGGACCGCGAGGCGTTGGATGCCGAACACGACGTCGAAGTGGCTGAACGCACCGACGGTGCGTGGCTGGCGTTGTTCAGTGACAAGTGGCGACTCTCGTCGGTGCAGCGTCGCCACCCCGACCTGCTTCTGGAATCCTTGGTCGCGGGCGACGTCGAGGTCTGA
- a CDS encoding response regulator: protein MTAVVRVLLVDDQELVRTGLRGILRSRFGFEIVGELSSGSGVVEAVLSLAPDIVLMDVRMPGVDGVEATRRLREVADSPPVMVLTTFEDEEILAGALRAGAAGFLLKSVPAEDLQRAVRVVAAGDSWLDPAVTGRVLSAYRDGSVPALPGAEVDILTPREREVIALIGAGLSNTEIAAELTLGEGTIKTHVGHIFTKLGLRDRAAAVVFAFDHGLVQPGRRG from the coding sequence ATGACAGCCGTGGTCAGGGTGTTGCTGGTCGACGACCAAGAGTTGGTACGCACCGGACTGCGCGGGATCCTGAGGTCGCGGTTCGGATTCGAGATCGTGGGCGAACTCTCGAGCGGCTCGGGCGTAGTCGAGGCGGTCCTGTCCCTCGCGCCCGACATCGTGCTGATGGACGTGCGGATGCCAGGGGTCGACGGCGTGGAGGCGACCCGACGGCTCCGGGAGGTTGCGGACAGCCCGCCGGTGATGGTCCTCACCACCTTCGAGGACGAGGAGATCCTCGCCGGCGCACTCCGCGCTGGGGCAGCGGGATTCCTGTTGAAGAGCGTGCCGGCGGAGGATCTGCAGCGCGCGGTCCGGGTCGTGGCCGCGGGCGACTCATGGCTCGACCCCGCGGTGACCGGGCGGGTGCTGTCGGCGTACCGCGACGGATCGGTGCCGGCACTCCCCGGCGCCGAGGTCGACATCCTCACCCCGCGCGAGCGGGAGGTGATCGCCCTGATCGGGGCGGGCCTCAGCAACACCGAGATCGCAGCCGAGCTGACCCTGGGCGAGGGCACGATCAAGACCCACGTCGGCCACATCTTCACCAAGCTCGGCTTGCGCGATCGGGCCGCCGCGGTGGTGTTCGCCTTCGACCACGGCCTGGTTCAGCCGGGCCGGCGCGGATGA